Proteins from one Amycolatopsis endophytica genomic window:
- a CDS encoding enoyl-CoA hydratase-related protein: MGGTVSYGEITYEVSDGIATITLNRPSRLNAFTLEMAHELVAAFDEVDADDAVRVVVVTGAGRGFCAGADLERGAGTFDKNAIGDVKGFGEIDGVPRDAGGSVALRIAACKKVVIGAFNGPAVGVGVTMSLPMDIRIASESARFGFVFARRGILLEAASSWFLPRVVGISQAMEWVATGRVFDAAEARAGGLVSRVVRPDELIPTALSIAREIVDNTSAVSVAVSRQLLWGMLGSSTPWDAHRADSAALLQLGAGKDAMEGVMAFLEKRSPSFPGRVTTDYPAGIPPFPGSP; this comes from the coding sequence ATGGGCGGTACGGTGAGTTACGGTGAGATCACTTACGAGGTCTCCGATGGCATCGCGACGATCACGCTGAACCGGCCGTCGCGGCTGAACGCGTTCACGCTGGAGATGGCGCACGAGCTGGTCGCGGCGTTCGACGAGGTGGATGCCGACGACGCGGTGCGCGTGGTGGTGGTGACCGGCGCGGGCCGCGGGTTCTGCGCGGGTGCGGACCTGGAACGCGGCGCGGGCACGTTCGACAAGAACGCGATCGGTGACGTCAAGGGGTTCGGTGAGATCGACGGCGTGCCGCGCGACGCCGGTGGTTCGGTGGCGCTGCGGATCGCCGCGTGCAAGAAGGTCGTGATCGGGGCGTTCAACGGGCCCGCGGTGGGTGTCGGCGTGACGATGTCGCTGCCGATGGACATCCGGATCGCCAGTGAGAGCGCCAGGTTCGGGTTCGTGTTCGCCCGGCGCGGGATCCTGCTGGAGGCCGCGTCGTCCTGGTTCCTGCCGCGGGTGGTCGGGATCTCGCAGGCGATGGAGTGGGTCGCGACCGGGCGCGTGTTCGATGCGGCGGAGGCGCGCGCGGGCGGGCTGGTGTCGCGGGTGGTGCGGCCGGACGAGCTGATCCCGACGGCGCTGTCGATCGCGCGCGAGATCGTGGACAACACGTCGGCGGTGTCGGTCGCGGTGTCGCGGCAGTTGCTGTGGGGCATGCTCGGCTCGTCCACGCCGTGGGACGCGCACCGGGCGGACTCGGCGGCGCTGCTCCAGCTCGGCGCGGGCAAGGACGCGATGGAGGGTGTGATGGCCTTCCTGGAGAAACGCTCGCCGAGCTTCCCCGGCCGCGTCACCACGGACTACCCTGCCGGCATCCCCCCATTTCCCGGCTCCCCGTGA
- a CDS encoding enoyl-CoA hydratase/isomerase family protein: MTEQDPVLLSRAGAVATVTINRPHRKNAIDLATWDGLLDAFREVERADDVRVVVVTGAGGEFSAGADLSADGGEHPLTRMHRLNDVALALNEIAKPTIAKVDGVAVGAGWNLALGCDLVVATERARFSQIFARRGLSLDFGGSWLLPRLVGMQQAKRLALRAEMIGADEARELGLVTWVRPADELDSFVDSLAAELAGLPPVALSLSKKLLEEGSTRTLREALEGEARAQTVNFATEDAPAAFEAFLRKTEVKYTGRWAVR, translated from the coding sequence GTGACCGAGCAGGATCCGGTGCTGCTGAGCCGCGCGGGCGCGGTGGCGACCGTGACGATCAACCGGCCGCACCGCAAGAACGCGATCGACCTCGCGACCTGGGACGGGTTGCTCGACGCGTTCCGCGAGGTGGAGCGGGCCGACGACGTGCGGGTCGTCGTCGTCACCGGCGCCGGCGGGGAGTTCAGCGCGGGCGCCGATCTGAGTGCGGACGGCGGGGAGCATCCGTTGACCCGGATGCACCGGTTGAACGACGTCGCGCTGGCGTTGAACGAAATCGCCAAGCCGACGATCGCGAAGGTCGACGGCGTCGCGGTCGGCGCGGGCTGGAACCTCGCGCTCGGCTGCGACCTCGTCGTGGCGACCGAGCGGGCGCGGTTCAGCCAGATCTTCGCCAGGCGCGGCCTGTCGCTGGATTTCGGCGGGTCGTGGCTGCTGCCGCGGCTGGTCGGGATGCAGCAGGCGAAACGGCTCGCGCTGCGGGCGGAGATGATCGGCGCGGACGAGGCCCGCGAGCTCGGGCTGGTCACCTGGGTGCGGCCCGCCGACGAGCTGGATTCCTTTGTGGACTCGCTGGCGGCGGAACTCGCCGGGCTGCCGCCGGTCGCGCTGTCGTTGAGCAAGAAGCTGCTCGAAGAGGGTTCGACCCGGACGTTGCGCGAGGCCCTGGAGGGGGAGGCGCGGGCACAGACGGTCAACTTCGCGACCGAGGACGCCCCGGCGGCGTTCGAAGCGTTCCTGCGGAAAACCGAAGTGAAGTACACGGGACGATGGGCGGTACGGTGA